Proteins encoded in a region of the Mucilaginibacter sabulilitoris genome:
- a CDS encoding RagB/SusD family nutrient uptake outer membrane protein produces MKTYIKYIAAVALCLSFTQCKKSYLDVASPSSVDDNFVTTTTTETFKSLSWCYANYRQNCIMGVYRWNDPVGSDAEYYPEDGSTNNLNAIGRSDQLGVDAVAGGFNSLYQTLALASRLANVIAAKDAYKADVAAGKTTDWTQLYGEAMTMRAFCYFQLTLHFGDVPYGYENTSADDYSLTSRFDIYDSLIDGLKKAEPLMYNIGQGNINQERMSRTFCDALMGQIALFAGGYQTIRTDVSGLYGSVTFTKKGTEANKCVYARRTDYLTYYQTAKTYLQKAIDNKGTAALITTDSRGGSINNPFQRHFQYFNDLTVSPESIFEIGNIQGGTLTTTSEYPYAFGRPSDGGSSVAAPTKTFGALRIIPTVYYGEYENADHRRDASATVTASNGDGNEKMISFTPGSKSLGGIATNKWDDNRMATPNVASQRSSGINWPVLRMADVILMLAEVKAELGENDAVALVNQIRQRAFGNALHNISVAGQALKDAILEERKLELLGEGTRRWDMIRSGTYAERAIAVQQEMAASINDIKTLGYHHFANGNDFPAFIWIRKVALTNPLTYDCPTTDTLINPAAYPAWRGQYNYSANATVASKVVGTTHNIAIQGLFRYIDPAGAEAAALQAAGYTKTNWGIDLANAVTVYQRNILSGTTSAGDPPRIYWPIPSETISKSKGKVTNGYGLAQQ; encoded by the coding sequence ATGAAAACATATATAAAATATATAGCTGCCGTTGCCTTGTGTCTATCTTTTACGCAATGTAAAAAAAGTTACCTGGATGTAGCATCGCCCTCCAGTGTAGATGATAATTTTGTTACAACAACAACGACAGAAACTTTCAAATCACTTTCCTGGTGTTATGCGAATTACCGTCAAAATTGCATTATGGGTGTTTACCGCTGGAACGATCCTGTTGGATCGGACGCGGAATATTATCCGGAAGATGGGTCTACAAATAATCTGAACGCTATTGGCCGTTCCGACCAGTTAGGGGTTGACGCCGTTGCAGGCGGGTTTAACTCACTTTATCAAACGCTTGCCCTGGCCAGCAGGTTAGCTAATGTCATTGCTGCTAAAGATGCTTATAAAGCTGATGTAGCGGCGGGTAAAACAACCGATTGGACACAACTGTATGGTGAAGCGATGACCATGAGGGCGTTCTGTTATTTTCAATTGACATTGCATTTTGGCGACGTGCCGTACGGCTATGAAAATACAAGTGCTGATGATTATTCATTAACCTCACGCTTTGATATTTATGACAGTTTGATAGATGGCCTTAAAAAGGCAGAGCCGTTGATGTACAACATTGGCCAGGGTAATATCAACCAGGAGCGCATGTCGCGTACATTTTGCGATGCTTTGATGGGGCAGATAGCGCTTTTTGCAGGGGGATATCAAACCATACGTACCGATGTAAGCGGTTTGTACGGAAGCGTTACCTTTACCAAGAAGGGCACCGAAGCCAACAAATGCGTATACGCACGCCGTACCGACTACCTCACTTATTATCAAACAGCTAAAACTTACTTGCAAAAAGCTATTGATAACAAAGGAACCGCTGCTTTGATAACCACCGATAGCAGGGGCGGGAGCATCAACAACCCGTTCCAGCGTCACTTTCAGTATTTTAATGATTTGACAGTAAGCCCTGAATCAATATTTGAAATAGGCAACATACAAGGCGGTACGCTGACAACCACCAGCGAGTATCCATACGCTTTTGGCCGCCCGTCTGATGGTGGCTCATCTGTTGCTGCCCCCACAAAAACGTTCGGTGCACTGCGTATTATTCCTACTGTTTATTATGGCGAATATGAAAATGCCGATCACCGCAGAGACGCCAGCGCCACTGTTACAGCAAGCAATGGAGATGGAAATGAAAAGATGATCTCCTTTACACCGGGTAGTAAGAGCCTCGGCGGTATAGCTACCAATAAATGGGACGATAACCGCATGGCCACTCCAAACGTAGCCTCTCAGCGGTCCTCGGGCATAAACTGGCCTGTTTTAAGAATGGCAGATGTTATATTAATGCTGGCTGAAGTTAAAGCCGAATTGGGAGAAAATGATGCTGTTGCCTTAGTTAACCAGATAAGGCAACGGGCTTTTGGCAATGCACTGCATAACATCAGCGTTGCAGGCCAGGCATTAAAGGATGCTATATTAGAGGAGCGTAAACTTGAGCTGCTTGGCGAGGGGACACGCCGCTGGGATATGATCCGTTCGGGCACTTACGCGGAAAGGGCGATAGCCGTTCAACAGGAAATGGCTGCATCCATCAATGATATAAAAACGCTTGGATACCACCACTTTGCTAATGGTAACGATTTCCCGGCTTTTATCTGGATCAGGAAGGTTGCATTAACCAATCCGCTAACTTATGATTGCCCTACAACAGATACCTTGATTAACCCGGCTGCTTACCCGGCATGGAGAGGGCAGTACAATTATAGTGCAAATGCAACTGTTGCCAGTAAGGTAGTTGGTACAACTCACAATATAGCGATACAGGGTTTATTCCGCTATATTGACCCGGCCGGTGCAGAAGCTGCTGCATTACAAGCTGCGGGCTATACTAAAACTAATTGGGGTATTGATTTGGCTAACGCTGTTACCGTATACCAAAGAAACATTCTCTCAGGCACAACATCTGCCGGTGACCCGCCGCGGATTTACTGGCCTATCCCTTCTGAAACGATCAGCAAATCCAAAGGGAAGGTAACCAATGGCTACGGATTAGCGCAGCAATAA
- a CDS encoding DUF1016 N-terminal domain-containing protein, whose amino-acid sequence MQAPLAQLHWYHHITLLDKVKETNERLFYIREAVQNGWSRNMLT is encoded by the coding sequence GTGCAAGCACCGCTTGCACAATTGCACTGGTACCACCATATCACCTTGTTGGATAAAGTCAAAGAAACTAATGAAAGATTATTTTATATCAGAGAGGCAGTACAAAACGGCTGGAGCCGGAATATGCTGACTTAA
- a CDS encoding tyrosine-type recombinase/integrase: MDHVVTSYVARHSFATNLKHKKVDVSLIQEAMGHETEEVTRIYLEEYDDELVASSIEEALN; this comes from the coding sequence ATAGACCATGTCGTTACATCTTATGTAGCACGACACTCATTTGCCACTAATTTGAAGCATAAAAAGGTTGACGTAAGTCTCATTCAGGAAGCCATGGGTCATGAAACAGAAGAAGTCACCAGGATCTATTTGGAAGAATATGATGATGAATTAGTAGCCAGCAGTATTGAAGAGGCGTTGAATTAA
- a CDS encoding Fic family protein, with protein sequence MATPRERFVEALKVLKDLQDKDVVAINYKEIPKATMRTLLVKKGFIKEVVKGWYIPSDPNERPGDSTSWYTSYWDFCAKFLEQKFGEKWCISAEQSLLLHAGNYTVPSQLIVRSPLANNTPTNLLFAATIFNLKAELPPEELRMVQNGIRMYTLTGALAYASANTFARNPIDARTAVSMIRDASEVLPLLLENGHTTIAGRLAGAFRNIGRERIADDILAAMKSADYDVRETDPFTEKIEIKLSPRERSPYVNRMRLMWQMMRQTVIKYFPASPGLPKDKEAYLHHIDDIFVTDAYHSLSIERYRVTPELIERVSSGAWDINANADDRKQKDAMAARGYWQAFQKVKDTVAGIIAGKNAGELADGDHPGWYRELFGPNVAAGLLKISDLAGYRSNQVYITSSKHTPLSVDAMRDTMPVLFELLAEEPEASVRAVLGHFIFVFIHPYMDGNGRMGRFLMNAMLASGGYPWTVIPVEKRAEYMAALEKASTQQNIEPFAKFLAHLVNQEIEGKPEAQLPKSKD encoded by the coding sequence ATGGCAACACCAAGAGAACGATTTGTAGAAGCATTGAAAGTTCTAAAAGACCTTCAGGACAAAGATGTAGTAGCAATAAATTATAAGGAAATTCCTAAAGCAACCATGCGCACATTGCTGGTAAAAAAAGGATTTATTAAAGAGGTAGTTAAGGGGTGGTATATTCCTTCCGATCCTAATGAACGACCCGGCGACAGTACATCCTGGTACACATCCTATTGGGATTTCTGTGCAAAATTTCTCGAACAAAAGTTCGGAGAAAAATGGTGTATCTCAGCCGAACAATCGCTCCTGCTGCACGCGGGTAATTACACAGTGCCTTCCCAGCTTATCGTCAGATCGCCGTTGGCAAATAATACACCGACCAATTTACTATTTGCTGCTACTATATTCAATCTTAAAGCGGAGTTACCCCCAGAGGAATTAAGAATGGTGCAAAACGGAATCCGTATGTACACTTTAACGGGGGCATTAGCATATGCATCGGCAAACACCTTTGCCCGCAATCCGATCGATGCGCGAACCGCAGTTTCTATGATCCGGGATGCGTCAGAAGTGTTACCTTTATTATTAGAAAATGGCCATACGACGATTGCCGGCAGATTAGCGGGGGCATTCCGGAATATCGGTCGGGAACGTATCGCAGATGATATTCTCGCAGCAATGAAAAGTGCTGATTATGATGTTCGTGAAACTGACCCTTTCACGGAAAAAATTGAAATAAAATTATCGCCAAGGGAACGTTCTCCATATGTCAATAGAATGCGGTTAATGTGGCAAATGATGAGACAAACCGTGATCAAGTATTTTCCTGCTTCGCCAGGATTACCGAAGGATAAGGAAGCCTATTTACATCATATAGATGATATATTTGTGACGGATGCCTATCATTCTTTGTCCATCGAACGCTATCGGGTAACACCCGAATTAATTGAACGGGTAAGTAGTGGTGCCTGGGATATAAATGCCAATGCCGATGACAGGAAACAAAAGGATGCCATGGCTGCCAGAGGTTATTGGCAGGCATTTCAAAAAGTGAAAGATACCGTTGCAGGGATCATTGCAGGTAAAAATGCGGGAGAACTGGCAGATGGAGATCATCCGGGTTGGTACCGGGAATTATTTGGCCCTAACGTTGCTGCTGGTTTATTGAAAATATCTGATTTAGCCGGATACCGGAGCAATCAGGTCTACATCACCAGTTCCAAACACACCCCGCTGAGTGTTGATGCTATGCGGGATACTATGCCAGTTTTATTCGAATTGTTAGCCGAAGAACCCGAGGCAAGTGTGCGGGCAGTACTCGGACATTTCATATTTGTTTTTATCCATCCTTATATGGATGGAAATGGCCGTATGGGCCGCTTTTTAATGAATGCAATGCTGGCTTCAGGAGGTTATCCTTGGACGGTTATCCCGGTAGAAAAAAGAGCCGAATATATGGCGGCCCTTGAAAAAGCCAGTACTCAACAGAATATAGAGCCTTTTGCTAAATTTCTTGCACATTTAGTTAACCAGGAAATAGAAGGCAAGCCTGAAGCTCAACTTCCGAAAAGCAAAGATTAG
- a CDS encoding pentapeptide repeat-containing protein, with amino-acid sequence MKSNKRLFKLKFSGKDLAKILSEDIGQKASFLDITRCYIYDGLNCSHKNINWNLGVELSYFDGEILFDNAILKRSIGFERCAFLNGFSAENAVFEDQFYLDRSYVQKGVYCNGAVFQGPLDLSSDYFDNDDGTPVNISVSFRNAKIQKEVTFNHSIFDVAVIFDEAVFNAHTSFNRAIFHGDESFDRTQFNDLTSFQGIRIAGLMRFSKVKFQKSAFFQSIDTLSGSESNDVRGTLCFFGAEFQGKVFFDNSRLNSILFPISNINFYRKAQDIEQDFEGLLCKNLASFKSLNCRTIDLYGAEFQNFVDFSNADIGDYLNFDNVIFEDKVSFYQTHFPGTERDKLKKTTIGVSFENVRFAKEIELDYNQIINWKLADNSARVWANLEHEFKISDNLLAQNQAMYQKNILLKKGFTSEISYLFWGFGVRPIRVLFWLFLLQLMFVATYWTQTSALGLDGFIGKKTLSRFKFVWSFSRKTAVSLSYGVTHSKTPFFKGLTVIHAILIKVLLVFFLISLSNVSPLLHEIFSKLLP; translated from the coding sequence ATGAAAAGTAATAAACGGCTGTTTAAATTAAAATTTTCGGGTAAGGATTTGGCGAAAATACTTTCTGAAGACATAGGGCAAAAAGCATCCTTTCTTGATATCACCAGATGTTATATCTATGATGGATTGAATTGTAGTCATAAAAATATTAATTGGAATTTGGGCGTTGAACTTAGCTATTTTGATGGTGAAATACTATTCGATAATGCAATATTGAAGCGTTCTATAGGATTTGAACGTTGTGCTTTTCTGAACGGTTTCAGTGCTGAAAACGCTGTATTTGAAGACCAATTTTATTTGGACAGATCTTATGTACAAAAAGGAGTTTACTGTAACGGAGCTGTATTTCAGGGCCCGCTCGATCTTAGTTCCGATTATTTCGATAATGATGACGGCACACCAGTAAATATCTCAGTAAGTTTTAGGAATGCCAAGATTCAAAAAGAGGTAACTTTTAATCATTCAATATTTGATGTAGCTGTCATTTTTGACGAGGCGGTTTTTAATGCCCATACTTCATTCAACAGAGCTATTTTCCACGGAGATGAGAGTTTTGATCGTACGCAATTTAATGATTTGACTTCTTTTCAGGGAATCAGGATTGCCGGATTAATGAGATTTTCAAAGGTCAAGTTTCAGAAATCCGCCTTTTTCCAATCCATTGATACATTGAGTGGTTCAGAGTCTAATGATGTAAGAGGCACGCTTTGCTTTTTTGGAGCGGAATTCCAGGGAAAGGTATTTTTTGACAACTCCAGATTAAATTCAATTCTCTTTCCAATCAGCAACATTAATTTCTATCGTAAAGCACAGGATATTGAACAGGACTTTGAAGGGCTACTTTGTAAAAATTTGGCAAGTTTTAAAAGTCTAAATTGTCGTACGATTGATCTTTACGGGGCGGAATTTCAGAATTTTGTCGATTTCAGCAACGCCGATATTGGCGACTACTTAAATTTTGACAATGTTATTTTTGAAGACAAAGTCAGTTTTTATCAGACCCACTTTCCCGGAACGGAGCGTGATAAATTAAAAAAGACAACTATTGGAGTTTCATTTGAAAATGTGCGATTTGCTAAAGAAATTGAGTTGGATTATAATCAGATAATAAACTGGAAGCTAGCAGATAATAGCGCTCGCGTATGGGCTAACCTTGAGCATGAATTTAAGATAAGCGACAATTTGCTTGCCCAAAATCAGGCTATGTATCAAAAAAATATACTTTTAAAGAAGGGTTTCACAAGTGAGATTTCCTACCTTTTCTGGGGTTTTGGTGTAAGGCCCATCAGGGTGTTATTCTGGCTATTTTTGTTACAACTCATGTTTGTAGCCACATATTGGACACAGACATCGGCACTTGGACTGGATGGATTTATCGGAAAAAAGACTTTATCCAGGTTTAAATTTGTTTGGTCGTTTAGCAGAAAAACAGCAGTGTCGCTATCTTATGGCGTTACGCACTCGAAAACTCCTTTTTTTAAAGGCCTGACTGTTATACACGCTATACTCATAAAAGTGCTCCTCGTTTTTTTTTTAATTTCATTATCAAATGTTTCGCCTTTATTACATGAAATATTTAGCAAGCTTTTGCCATGA
- a CDS encoding glycoside hydrolase family 78 protein, which translates to MHAFLLKAQSSIYTQNLRCEYLVHPNGIDELSPGLGWTLTTVDPHTFGQKQTAYRIISGYRLSERYINW; encoded by the coding sequence GTGCATGCCTTTTTACTGAAGGCACAAAGCAGCATCTACACTCAAAATTTGCGTTGCGAATATTTGGTTCACCCCAATGGTATCGACGAACTCTCGCCGGGCCTGGGTTGGACCTTGACAACTGTAGATCCGCATACCTTTGGGCAAAAACAAACAGCTTACAGGATTATCAGCGGTTATCGCTTGTCCGAGCGTTACATAAATTGGTAA
- a CDS encoding family 20 glycosylhydrolase → MKKHLTIACIILTGMFFTRLQAQPVKQVRYNIIPYPAILKPAKGYFNINSHTAVVARPGAEIFNNELVFLQNVIGNYFDGESSPLKKATGGNNIIVQYDASIGAEAYKLSISTRSIVISAKEPAGVFYAAETLRQLIPTDRRNDGSSSIPVPAAEIADRPAFKWRGMMLDVARSFLSMDYLKKMVDMMAMYKLNKLHLHLTDDQGWRIEIKKYPDLALKSGWREFIDIDSNGMKAFAQTGNTDFKIDPQHLKQVNGKTLYGGFYTQEEMKGFINYAAERHVEIIPEIDMPGHMMAAEMIYPHLTCDTVVKFTNGFSNPICPCNPAVLAFAKDIFTEIAALFPSRYIHIGGDEVEKSHWETSPVSQAFMKTKGFHSTAQLQSYFNNYILDFFRTKGKILIGWDEIVDGGIDSSATVMYWRPWAPDAPRRAAANGNKLIMSPDGPLYFDAPPEGNALFSVYHYNPLDTIYNLNKDEQSRVMGVQANLWSELLPSEKRADYLLMPRMTALAELGWTYRPLYNTYLQRLNIHYLRWNALKINYKIPDPENIVENHVFVKHTSFFQPARPHFIIRYTTDGSQPTVKSRAMHKAIKISHTLDLKLATFTLAGRQGDVYTLHFKRVSYKEAIEKTIAEAGLRGSLFRGKFKLTTSIKQEPDSVFNIRAFEISAPLKGPSYAIKFNGFIKVPETAIYTFALTCDDGGVLYIGEDEVINNDGMHSESEKAGQAALKKGMHPIRLNYIQGDGNSHLELKYSTGTGPLKPIPVSWLSN, encoded by the coding sequence ATGAAAAAACATCTAACTATAGCGTGTATTATATTAACCGGCATGTTTTTTACACGCCTGCAGGCGCAGCCGGTAAAACAGGTGCGCTATAACATTATACCTTACCCTGCTATACTTAAACCGGCGAAGGGTTATTTCAATATCAATAGCCATACAGCGGTTGTTGCAAGACCCGGAGCAGAGATTTTTAATAATGAACTGGTATTTCTGCAAAATGTGATTGGCAATTACTTCGACGGCGAAAGCTCTCCGTTAAAAAAAGCAACCGGCGGCAATAATATCATTGTTCAATACGACGCATCAATTGGCGCTGAAGCTTATAAACTCAGTATCAGTACCAGGTCAATCGTTATTTCGGCAAAGGAACCTGCAGGCGTTTTTTATGCAGCGGAAACGTTGCGGCAATTAATACCAACCGACCGCAGGAATGACGGAAGCAGTTCCATACCTGTACCCGCGGCAGAAATAGCAGATCGGCCGGCTTTTAAATGGCGCGGGATGATGCTTGATGTAGCGCGCTCTTTCCTTTCCATGGATTATCTTAAAAAGATGGTTGATATGATGGCGATGTATAAGTTAAACAAGCTTCACCTGCATTTAACTGATGATCAGGGCTGGCGTATTGAAATTAAAAAATATCCCGACCTTGCCCTCAAAAGCGGCTGGCGCGAATTTATAGATATTGACTCCAATGGCATGAAAGCATTTGCCCAAACAGGAAATACCGACTTCAAAATTGATCCTCAGCATCTAAAACAGGTTAACGGAAAAACCTTATACGGCGGGTTTTATACCCAGGAAGAAATGAAAGGCTTTATAAATTATGCGGCTGAACGACATGTCGAGATCATTCCTGAAATAGATATGCCAGGACATATGATGGCGGCCGAAATGATCTATCCGCATTTAACGTGCGATACGGTGGTGAAATTCACCAACGGGTTTTCCAATCCCATTTGCCCTTGCAATCCTGCTGTACTTGCATTTGCTAAAGATATTTTCACTGAAATAGCAGCCCTCTTTCCGTCGCGGTATATTCACATAGGGGGGGATGAAGTTGAAAAAAGCCACTGGGAAACATCGCCGGTAAGCCAGGCTTTTATGAAAACTAAAGGTTTTCATTCGACGGCGCAGTTACAAAGTTATTTTAATAATTACATATTAGATTTCTTCCGTACAAAAGGTAAAATTCTTATCGGCTGGGACGAAATAGTAGATGGTGGTATCGATTCATCGGCAACGGTCATGTATTGGAGGCCATGGGCACCTGACGCCCCCAGGAGAGCAGCGGCCAACGGTAATAAGCTGATTATGTCGCCGGATGGCCCCCTTTATTTTGATGCGCCCCCGGAAGGGAATGCCTTATTCAGCGTATATCATTATAATCCGCTGGATACCATCTACAACCTGAATAAAGATGAGCAAAGCCGTGTTATGGGCGTTCAGGCAAATTTATGGTCGGAACTGCTACCCTCCGAAAAACGGGCCGATTATTTACTTATGCCCAGGATGACCGCGCTCGCCGAACTGGGCTGGACCTACCGCCCATTGTATAACACCTATTTGCAACGCTTAAATATTCATTACCTCCGGTGGAATGCGTTAAAAATCAATTACAAGATACCTGATCCTGAAAATATCGTTGAAAATCATGTTTTTGTAAAACACACTTCTTTTTTTCAACCGGCGCGACCCCATTTTATAATACGATATACGACAGATGGCAGCCAGCCAACCGTAAAGTCGCGGGCTATGCATAAGGCAATTAAGATCAGTCATACACTTGACCTGAAACTGGCGACATTTACGCTTGCCGGAAGGCAGGGAGATGTATATACGCTGCATTTTAAACGAGTGTCATACAAAGAAGCCATAGAAAAAACTATAGCTGAGGCAGGCCTGCGCGGCTCTCTTTTTAGAGGGAAGTTTAAGCTTACAACAAGCATAAAACAGGAGCCGGATAGTGTTTTTAACATCCGCGCATTTGAAATTTCGGCACCATTGAAGGGCCCGTCCTATGCAATTAAATTTAACGGGTTTATAAAAGTACCAGAAACAGCAATTTATACATTCGCTTTAACCTGCGACGACGGTGGCGTTCTCTATATCGGCGAGGATGAGGTTATAAATAATGATGGCATGCACAGCGAGTCGGAAAAAGCCGGGCAGGCCGCTTTAAAAAAAGGTATGCATCCCATCCGGCTGAATTATATACAAGGCGATGGCAATTCTCATCTCGAGCTTAAATACAGTACGGGAACCGGCCCGTTAAAACCAATACCAGTATCATGGTTAAGTAATTAA
- the gluP gene encoding glucose/galactose MFS transporter yields the protein MALFAKKNSPMLIIGFLFFVFGFVSWLNAILIPYFRLSLQLSINEAMMVTFAFYISYFVMAFPSSRILRVTGFKKGMMYGLFVMAAGAILFIPAANFKSYTLFLTGLFVQATGLTLLQTAANPYVTILGPMESAAKRMSIMGICNKIAGAFAPLIFLKIVTKTPDEIDHVKKLLPLLSPLKAQEVMTDLIHRMVMPYFSLGIILVFLGLLVRYSSLPDIKEQQTTDTGRSTIKARYLLLGAIAIFCGVSAEVLAVDTIISFAEYKGVPFYNAKYFATFTLVAMIIAYLIGIIAIPRYIKQRMALFYSSAAGLLITCGLLFTPGKWAIWELVLAGFFNALLWPSIWPLALEGLAADIKRASAYLVTGIVGGALTPLLFGSIAGRLGLQQAYVVMFPLYVFLLYYSSWGYAGIQQYLVSVKQPEKKPVLN from the coding sequence ATGGCTTTATTCGCTAAGAAAAATTCACCTATGCTGATTATTGGTTTCCTTTTCTTTGTTTTCGGATTTGTTAGCTGGCTTAACGCTATCCTGATACCTTATTTCAGGCTATCACTCCAGCTATCGATAAACGAAGCGATGATGGTGACTTTCGCCTTTTACATTTCTTATTTCGTAATGGCATTTCCTTCCTCGCGGATTTTACGGGTTACCGGTTTCAAAAAAGGGATGATGTATGGATTATTTGTGATGGCAGCAGGTGCTATTTTGTTTATTCCAGCCGCTAATTTCAAAAGTTACACCCTGTTTCTGACGGGATTATTTGTACAGGCAACTGGTCTTACGTTACTGCAAACTGCCGCTAATCCCTATGTAACCATATTGGGGCCGATGGAAAGCGCTGCGAAGCGTATGAGCATCATGGGAATATGCAATAAGATAGCGGGCGCATTTGCCCCTTTAATTTTTCTGAAGATTGTAACTAAAACACCTGACGAGATTGATCATGTTAAGAAGTTGCTGCCGCTGCTATCGCCTCTTAAAGCGCAGGAGGTAATGACTGACCTAATTCATCGTATGGTTATGCCTTATTTTTCGCTCGGTATCATCCTTGTGTTTTTGGGCTTGCTGGTACGGTACTCTTCGTTGCCGGATATAAAAGAACAGCAAACAACTGACACCGGGCGCAGCACAATAAAAGCCCGTTACCTGCTACTGGGGGCAATCGCAATCTTCTGCGGGGTAAGTGCCGAAGTGCTGGCTGTTGATACTATCATCAGCTTCGCCGAATATAAAGGGGTGCCTTTTTATAATGCAAAATATTTCGCCACTTTCACACTTGTGGCAATGATAATAGCCTACCTTATCGGTATTATTGCCATACCCCGGTATATTAAACAACGGATGGCGCTGTTTTACTCGTCGGCAGCAGGTTTGCTGATCACTTGCGGTTTGCTGTTTACGCCGGGTAAATGGGCAATATGGGAACTGGTACTGGCGGGTTTTTTCAATGCGCTTCTTTGGCCGTCTATTTGGCCGTTGGCGCTTGAGGGATTGGCAGCAGATATAAAAAGAGCATCCGCTTACCTAGTTACCGGCATTGTTGGCGGTGCTTTAACACCGTTATTGTTTGGCTCGATAGCTGGCAGGCTCGGCCTGCAGCAGGCATATGTGGTAATGTTCCCGCTGTATGTTTTTTTACTTTATTACAGTTCGTGGGGCTATGCAGGCATTCAGCAATATTTGGTGTCAGTTAAACAGCCGGAGAAAAAGCCTGTGCTGAATTAG